Proteins encoded by one window of Primulina huaijiensis isolate GDHJ02 chromosome 1, ASM1229523v2, whole genome shotgun sequence:
- the LOC140973207 gene encoding peptidyl serine alpha-galactosyltransferase-like: MGVEILTAVLLAVLLVGRAEIQRDQEAPFRMHTLFSVECQNYFDWQTVGLMHSYRKSHQPGPITRLLSCTDEEKKTYRGMDLAPTLEVPSMSRHPKTGDWYPAINKPAGILHWLKHSKDAQNVDWVVILDADMIIRGPIVPWDLGAEKGRPVAAYYGYLVGCDNLLAKLHTKHPELCDKVGGLLAMHIDDLRALAPMWLSKTEEVRGDTAHWGTNYTGDIYGAGWISEMYGYSFGAAEVGLRHKINDNLMIYPGYDPGEGIEPILLHYGIPFSIGNWSFSKLDHHEDNIVYDCGRLFPEPPYPREVRDLERDPNKRRELYLNLECINMINEGLLLQHSAYGCPKPTQSKYLSFLRSKTFSDLTRPKLLTPKSLQTMEVNAQKQDANESGKTYPKIHTIFSTECSPYFDWQTVGLLHSFHLSGQPGNITRLLSCTEEDLKQYKGHDLAHTHYVPSMSRHPLTGDWYPAINKPAAVVHWLNHVKTDAEYIVILDADMIMKGPITPWEFNAARGQPVSAPYNYLIGCDNELARIHTRHPEACSKVGGVIIMHMGDLRKFALLWLHKTEEVRADMGHWSRKFTGDIYEAGWISEMYGYSFAAAELNLRHVISNEILIYPGYVPAPGVNYRVLHYGLDFKVGNWSFDKANWRHADVVEKCWARFPDPPDSSVLDRSDENLFQRDLLSIECVKTLNDALKHHHKRRRCADPISLSAPVHKIPDPDSSNTLTRKIPSSDSSTNLRHETPDLDLSTNPSRQATDPDSSTTQTRGTPNRPLLPFTSHKSTNEISASRKFEKIDGIDSLGHTSELNNESQGVSPPAETSQTFTSMRFWIIGLWAFSIFGFVAVMSMVIFSRRGYKKRGKTLKSKRRTSLSQDYGI, encoded by the exons ATGGGAGTGGAAATATTAACGGCGGTGTTGTTGGCGGTCCTGCTGGTGGGGCGAGCTGAGATCCAGCGGGATCAAGAGGCGCCGTTTAGGATGCACACGCTTTTCTCGGTGGAGTGCCAGAACTATTTCGATTGGCAGACTGTGGGCCTCATGCATAGCTACCGTAAGTCACACCAGCCCGGCCCCATCACCCGGCTGCTTAGCTGCACTGACgaggagaagaaaacttacaggGGAATGGATTTGGCGCCAACTCTTGAGGTTCCATCCATGAGTAGGCATCCCAAGACTGGTGACTG GTATCCAGCCATTAATAAACCAGCCGGGATATTGCATTGGCTTAAACATAGCAAGGATGCCCAGAATGTTGATTGGGTGGTAATTCTAGACGCAGATATGATCATTCGAGGTCCAATTGTTCCCTGGGACCTAGGAGCAGAAAAAGGCCGCCCAGTTGCTGCATATTATGG ATACTTGGTTGGATGTGATAATCTTCTGGCTAAATTGCACACAAAGCATCCTGAACTCTGTGACAAGGTCGGCGGGCTTTTAGCCATGCATATAGATGATCTTCGGGCTTTGGCACCCATGTGGTTATCAAAAACCGAAGAAGTACGGGGAGATACGGCTCATTGGGGAACTAATTATACTGGTGATATTTATGGAGCAGGGTGGATTAGTGAAATGTATGGATACTCCTTTGGGGCTGCAGAG GTGGGACTCCGCCACAAGATAAACGATAACCTGATGATTTATCCAGGCTATGATCCTGGAGAGGGCATTGAGCCCATTCTTTTGCACTATGGGATACCTTTTAGCATTGGAAATTGGTCGTTCAGTAAGTTAGATCACCATGAAGACAACATTGTATATGATTGTGGGCGTCTCTTTCCCGAGCCTCCTTATCCAAGAGAG GTGAGAGATTTGGAAAGAGATCCAAACAAAAGACGGGAACTATACCTCAATTTAGAAtgtataaatatgataaatgaaGGTCTATTGTTGCAACATTCAGCTTATGGTTGCCCCAAGCCCACACAGTCAAAATACTTGAGTTTCTTACGGAGCAAAACATTTTCAGATCTTACTCGTCCAAAACTATTGACTCCAAAAAGTCTTCAAACCATGGAAGTGAATGCACAGAAGCAGGATGCCAATGAATCTGGAAAGACATATCCAAAAATCCATACCATTTTTTCGACAGAATGTTCTCCTTACTTTGATTGGCAGACTGTGGGGCTTCTTCATAGTTTTCACCTGAGTGGTCAGCCAGGAAACATTACAAGGCTACTAAGTTGTACAGAAGAGGACTTGAAGCAATATAAGGGGCATGATTTAGCTCACACACACTATGTTCCATCGATGAGCCGACATCCGTTAACAGGGGATTG GTATCCGGCAATTAATAAACCAGCTGCAGTTGTTCATTGGCTCAACCATGTAAAGACTGACGCGGAATACATAGTTATCCTGGATGCTGATATGATAATGAAAGGACCAATTACGCCATGGGAGTTCAATGCTGCACGGGGACAACCTGTTTCCGCTCCCTATAA TTACCTAATTGGCTGTGACAATGAGCTTGCAAGGATTCATACTCGCCACCCTGAAGCTTGCAGCAAGGTTGGAGGTGTAATCATAATGCATATGGGGGACCTAAGGAAATTTGCTTTGCTTTGGCTTCATAAAACCGAGGAAGTTCGAGCAGATATGGGCCACTGGTCAAGAAAATTCACTGGAGATATATACGAAGCTGGTTGGATCAGTGAGATGTACGGTTACTCCTTTGCGGCAGCAGAG TTGAATTTGCGACATGTTATAAGCAATGAGATTTTGATATATCCCGGATATGTCCCTGCACCTGGTGTCAATTATAGAGTTCTTCATTATGGCTTGGATTTTAAGGTTGGTAATTGGAGCTTTGATAAAGCTAACTGGAGACATGCAGATGTGGTTGAGAAGTGTTGGGCTCGGTTTCCTGATCCTCCTGATTCGTCAGTTCTGGATCGATCAGATGAAAATTTGTTCCAACGGGACTTGCTAAGCATTGAGTGTGTTAAAACTTTGAATGATGCTCTAAAACATCATCACAAGAGAAGGAGATGCGCTGATCCCATCTCCTTGTCTGCACCCGTTCATAAGATTCCTGATCCTGATTCCTCAAACACACTGACTCGGAAGATCCCCAGTTCTGATTCCTCAACCAACCTGAGACATGAGACCCCTGATCTCGATTTGTCAACCAACCCATCTCGTCAAGCCACTGATCCTGATTCGTCGACCACACAAACTCGAGGGACTCCTAATCGCCCTTTGTTACCCTTCACAAGTCACAAATCCACCAATGAAATTTCAGCTTCgaggaaatttgaaaaaattgatgGAATTGATTCCCTTGGACATACTTCCGAGCTGAACAATGAATCTCAGGGAGTATCACCACCAGCAGAGACCAGCCAAACATTCACTTCCATGAGATTTTGGATAATTGGCTTGTGGGCATTCTCAATCTTTGGTTTTGTGGCAGTGATGTCAATGGTGATTTTCAGTCGCAGAGGGTATAAAAAAAGAGGTAAAACTTTGAAGTCCAAGAGAAGAACCTCTCTTAGTCAAGATTATGGTATATGA
- the LOC140973195 gene encoding TLC domain-containing protein At5g14285-like encodes MMEDITNLPLALFLIMYFIIYLTAFFIFFWARAPDLRPKASSCSISLAHGTPAVFLSSYVILSDPSIHFHSPNSLQNLVLEYSIAYFLMDLLHPLVFSSTDVLYIDHHLCTLFVFLICRYVAYHGAFAILVLLILAEVTSFCQNLWTLAGARRSDLKFAAMLYDFLSPPFYAFYTIIRGFLASYFVYQMLVRGAGHGAIPQWVWISWHFFFCDCGYFS; translated from the coding sequence ATGATGGAAGATATAACAAATCTCCCTCTTGCCTTGTTTCTGATAATGTATTTCATCATATACCTCACCGCTTTCTTCATCTTTTTCTGGGCCCGGGCCCCAGACCTAAGGCCCAAAGCTTCCAGTTGCTCCATATCCCTAGCTCACGGCACCCCCGCCGTCTTCTTATCCTCTTACGTCATTCTCTCCGATCCCAGCATCCATTTTCACTCCCCAAACTCCCTACAGAATCTCGTTCTGGAATACAGCATTGCCTACTTCTTAATGGATCTCCTCCACCCGTTGGTCTTTTCCTCGACCGACGTTCTCTACATCGACCACCATTTGTGCACTCTCTTCGTCTTCTTAATATGTCGCTACGTCGCTTATCATGGGGCCTTTGCGATTCTCGTGCTTCTCATTCTGGCGGAGGTCACCAGCTTCTGCCAGAACCTCTGGACTCTAGCAGGTGCTCGACGATCGGATCTCAAATTTGCTGCCATGCTCTATGATTTCTTGTCCCCTCCTTTTTACGCTTTCTACACGATCATTCGGGGTTTTCTGGCGTCATATTTTGTGTATCAAATGCTTGTTAGAGGGGCTGGTCACGGTGCCATACCCCAATGGGTGTGGATATCGtggcatttttttttttgtgattgtgGCTATTTCAGTTAG
- the LOC140973202 gene encoding prohibitin-3, mitochondrial-like gives MGSNQAAVSFLTNIARAAFGLGIGATVLNSSLYTVDGGQRAVLFDRFRGVIDDTVGEGTHFLIPWLQKPFIFDIRTRPHTFSSVSGTKDLQMVNLTLRVLSRPEVHRLPDIFKTLGLEYDEKVLPSIGNEVLKAVVAQFNADQLLTERPHVSALVRESLIRRAKDFNIVLDDVAITHLSYGAEFSKAVEQKQVAQQEAERSKFVVAKAEQERRAAIIRAEGESESAKLISDATAAAGMGLIELRKIEAAKENAATMSRNGNVMYLPSNNNMLLGVNPGR, from the exons ATGGGTAGCAATCAAGCTGCAGTCTCATTCCTTACGAATATTGCGCGAGCCGCTTTCGGACTCGGTATCGGCGCCACCGTCCTCAATTCATCCCTCTATACCGTCGACGGCGGCCAACGTGCTGTACTCTTCGATCGTTTCCGTGGCGTTATTGATGACACCGTCGGGGAAGGGACACACTTTCTGATCCCCTGGCTTCAAAAACCATTCATCTTCGACATCCGCACGCGTCCTCACACTTTCTCTTCTGTTTCAG GGACCAAGGATCTGCAGATGGTAAATCTGACACTGCGTGTACTCTCACGCCCCGAGGTCCACCGCCTACCAGACATATTCAAAACCCTAGGGCTTGAATACGATGAGAAAGTCCTCCCATCCATTGGAAATGAGGTTCTCAAAGCTGTGGTTGCACAATTCAATGCTGATCAATTGCTCACTGAACGTCCCCATGTTTCTGCCCTTGTGCGTGAGAGTTTGATTCGCAGGGCAAAGGATTTCAATATTGTGCTGGATGATGTAGCAATCACACATTTGTCCTATGGTGCTGAGTTTTCCAAGGCCGTGGAACAGAAGCAGGTGGCCCAACAGGAGGCAGAGAGATCAAAGTTCGTGGTGGCAAAGGCCGAGCAAGAGAGGAGGGCTGCCATTATTAGGGCTGAAGGGGAAAGTGAGTCTGCTAAGCTGATTTCTGATGCAACTGCTGCTGCAGGAATGGGGCTGATCGAGCTGAGGAAGATCGAGGCCGCCAAGGAAAATGCTGCTACCATGAGCAGGAATGGGAATGTTATGTACCTGCCTAGTAACAATAACATGCTTCTTGGAGTCAATCCGGGGCGCTGA